In the Synechococcus sp. UW179A genome, one interval contains:
- a CDS encoding response regulator — MPRTSMIWVVDDDPDLRQMVGTYLLDQGYDVRSLSDVKQLEARLEFQRPDLIVLDLMMPGDDGLTALRRLRDAGDDLPVVMLTARGEGVDRIIGLEQGADDYLAKPFLPRELSARIEAVLRRRSALPAGTPLAEGGDVVFGENVLDLAARTLTREGKPVVITSGEFSLLASFVQHPHRPLSRERLIELARGPGCDTDSRSMDVQVSRVRKLVEPDPTRPRYLQTVWGYGYVFVPDGEPRTRH; from the coding sequence ATGCCCCGCACTTCGATGATCTGGGTGGTCGATGATGACCCTGATTTGCGTCAGATGGTTGGGACCTATCTGCTAGATCAGGGCTATGACGTCCGCAGCCTCAGCGATGTGAAGCAGCTTGAGGCCCGCCTGGAATTTCAGCGACCGGATCTGATCGTGCTCGATCTGATGATGCCCGGTGATGATGGGCTGACAGCACTGCGTCGCCTGAGGGATGCTGGCGATGACCTGCCGGTGGTGATGCTGACGGCCCGTGGAGAAGGCGTGGATCGCATCATTGGTCTGGAGCAGGGGGCTGATGATTACCTGGCTAAGCCCTTTTTGCCCCGTGAGCTTTCAGCTCGGATTGAAGCGGTGTTGAGGCGGCGTAGTGCACTGCCTGCAGGCACACCTTTGGCTGAAGGGGGTGATGTGGTGTTTGGCGAGAACGTGTTGGATCTGGCTGCCCGCACACTCACCCGCGAGGGCAAGCCTGTTGTGATCACTAGTGGCGAGTTCAGCCTGCTGGCGTCATTCGTTCAGCACCCTCATCGCCCTCTGTCGCGCGAACGCTTGATTGAGCTGGCTCGAGGTCCTGGCTGCGATACCGACAGCCGCAGCATGGATGTGCAGGTCTCCAGGGTGCGCAAACTGGTGGAGCCGGATCCAACTCGCCCGCGCTATCTGCAGACGGTCTGGGGATACGGATATGTATTCGTACCTGATGGCGAGCCCCGCACAAGGCACTGA
- a CDS encoding TM2 domain-containing protein, which produces MRKEYQHLAKKMSLVEQMVFENEFELRCRQPSLGVVYALLLGWFGFHRFWLNDRNSGIVFLVFSWTLLPALFSIFDALCMRELCTGYNNKLAKQLYDDIKKISPY; this is translated from the coding sequence ATGAGAAAAGAGTATCAACATCTTGCTAAAAAAATGTCTCTCGTCGAGCAGATGGTTTTTGAAAATGAATTCGAACTTCGTTGCAGGCAGCCTTCCTTGGGAGTTGTATATGCTCTTCTTTTAGGATGGTTTGGTTTTCATCGATTTTGGTTGAATGATCGCAATAGCGGTATTGTGTTTCTCGTTTTTTCGTGGACATTGCTGCCTGCGCTTTTTTCTATCTTTGACGCTCTTTGCATGCGTGAATTGTGTACGGGCTATAATAATAAATTGGCAAAACAGTTGTATGATGATATTAAGAAGATTAGTCCTTATTGA
- a CDS encoding MFS transporter, whose product MSIFNFSTAWILAELSPSPMINSLLILPRSISALLPLQRSRQGLLLFTLAALLFEIVVIGMYFDLSNKTFLIFLTFLSAQLASLGITKSDAVIIGFTQASEGTTNQQILQGKDVGGVTGTFLGGIVYPAFKLFPPTLLLILPVAWLANREIKKQAQSLLKKAESAKSVPPLEKWSLLNGFMIGALFSLLPLWVLQIEGGDSVDLSWIIGSFMLGRIFQKHILPKIKACSYYGLCSFLIFLATYPNTPVWLDVVLFMPLGASVARIELELINYLHSYGNPARRFDIIGRSSAVAGVFGGLTMGVTGELFGVRGGLGLLAVVFAIVGLVSWRWQRPATLSTGPNNDESKGP is encoded by the coding sequence ATGAGCATTTTTAATTTTAGTACGGCGTGGATTTTAGCAGAACTTAGTCCTTCCCCAATGATCAATAGCCTACTGATCTTACCTCGAAGTATTTCCGCATTATTGCCCCTTCAACGCAGTCGCCAGGGACTATTGCTATTCACACTGGCAGCCTTATTGTTTGAAATTGTTGTGATTGGAATGTATTTCGATCTCAGCAACAAAACATTCCTGATTTTCTTGACCTTCTTAAGTGCCCAGCTGGCATCACTGGGTATCACTAAAAGTGATGCTGTCATCATAGGATTTACGCAAGCAAGCGAAGGAACAACGAACCAACAAATCCTCCAAGGTAAGGATGTTGGGGGAGTTACTGGAACGTTTCTTGGGGGCATAGTTTACCCAGCTTTTAAACTCTTTCCTCCCACACTGTTGCTGATACTGCCAGTGGCCTGGCTTGCCAATAGAGAGATCAAAAAGCAAGCACAATCGTTGCTAAAAAAAGCCGAGTCCGCAAAAAGCGTTCCACCGCTGGAAAAGTGGAGCCTATTGAACGGATTCATGATCGGCGCTCTATTTTCTCTGTTACCATTATGGGTCCTCCAAATCGAAGGAGGTGATTCAGTTGATCTCTCCTGGATCATCGGTTCTTTTATGCTCGGCCGGATTTTTCAGAAGCATATACTTCCAAAAATAAAGGCTTGTTCATACTATGGCTTGTGCTCATTCCTGATATTTCTAGCGACCTATCCAAACACTCCTGTGTGGCTCGACGTTGTTCTCTTCATGCCCTTAGGTGCTTCAGTTGCACGGATTGAGCTTGAACTCATTAATTATCTTCACTCATACGGAAATCCTGCACGACGTTTCGACATCATCGGTCGGTCAAGTGCTGTTGCCGGTGTTTTCGGAGGTTTGACGATGGGGGTAACAGGTGAATTATTCGGCGTTCGAGGGGGGTTAGGGCTACTTGCTGTTGTCTTTGCAATCGTGGGATTGGTTTCCTGGCGATGGCAACGTCCAGCGACCCTCTCAACAGGTCCAAATAACGATGAATCGAAAGGGCCATAA
- a CDS encoding DUF4335 domain-containing protein — protein sequence MVMLKQSYRYDQTTARLEVEGLPDYSAGHAEQAIGILSTWRLKIVGASELEGKREHLEALMQVVIPYVRLRLSGVVRSLGALHDPVRLVPDGAQHRLDLTSGQPDIPPLSIHLDDAQLADLVRCLDALRSDGRVCLAWPSIQHEPLHRRDLVERIPLTQRLTAPLLGGATVVVLGVLGILLPLPQIQPPSPAQAPEVKTETPISDPAQPDEER from the coding sequence ATGGTGATGCTCAAACAGTCCTACCGCTACGACCAAACCACTGCTCGACTGGAAGTTGAAGGGTTGCCTGACTATTCAGCCGGTCATGCAGAGCAGGCCATTGGAATTCTTTCCACATGGCGCTTGAAAATTGTCGGTGCCTCCGAGCTGGAGGGCAAACGCGAACATTTAGAAGCGTTGATGCAGGTGGTGATTCCCTATGTGCGTCTGCGTCTTTCAGGTGTGGTTCGTTCCCTGGGAGCGCTGCACGATCCAGTGAGACTGGTCCCCGATGGGGCCCAGCATCGTCTTGATCTCACCAGTGGCCAGCCGGATATTCCGCCACTGTCCATTCATCTTGATGATGCTCAACTGGCCGATCTCGTCCGTTGTCTTGATGCCTTACGAAGCGACGGCCGTGTCTGTCTGGCCTGGCCATCGATTCAGCATGAACCACTTCATCGCCGGGATCTTGTTGAGCGGATCCCTTTGACGCAAAGGCTGACAGCTCCGCTGCTTGGAGGTGCAACGGTGGTTGTTTTGGGCGTCTTGGGAATTCTGTTGCCATTGCCTCAAATCCAACCTCCCAGCCCTGCGCAGGCCCCCGAGGTCAAAACAGAAACTCCGATCAGCGATCCTGCACAACCTGATGAAGAGCGTTGA
- a CDS encoding ATP-binding protein, with product MPSRPWQKRLTALLGWGGLALGSSAFCLVVFQALFGRQLEQLQTIQLGRDLALNVRLTELALERYPPHLVAELSGLDLEVAVRPKPAPLPPSAAFKRQAEALQLQLCQRLSHCPMVLPDRAARGERSVWIELISPLEPIWLRVDVPSVMRWPPEPTLLGLSLVGAGIICGGLFLLVEVEAPLRGLEKALSRVGEGEDPDAVAARGAPEVQRLTQRFNAMVQRLAANRRERATMLAGIAHDLRAPITRLQFRLSMPQLSADERERCAGDLQSLERITGQFLLFAGGGDSETSVQVPLDQLLAEVASSHPADQLRLELDPLSVSVKPVALGRAIANLIDNAFSYGVAPVILHLHVENARCCIDVWDQGKGMPAQQWEEALQPFHRLDSSRGQQGHCGLGLAIVSHVARLHGGRLECIHRANINSGIDLGRFAIRFSLPLPDGHSATLTS from the coding sequence ATGCCTTCCCGTCCCTGGCAGAAGCGTCTCACTGCTTTGCTGGGCTGGGGAGGACTGGCCCTTGGTAGTTCGGCCTTTTGCCTGGTGGTGTTCCAGGCTCTGTTTGGTCGCCAACTGGAGCAGTTGCAAACCATTCAGCTCGGCAGAGATCTGGCCCTGAACGTGCGACTCACGGAGCTGGCTCTTGAGCGTTATCCACCTCATCTGGTCGCGGAACTGAGCGGTCTTGATCTTGAGGTCGCGGTTCGCCCGAAACCCGCACCTTTGCCACCGTCAGCGGCCTTCAAACGTCAGGCAGAGGCGTTGCAACTTCAGCTTTGTCAACGACTCTCCCATTGTCCAATGGTCTTGCCCGACCGGGCTGCCCGCGGCGAACGCAGCGTTTGGATCGAACTGATTTCCCCATTGGAGCCCATCTGGCTGCGGGTGGACGTGCCCTCGGTGATGCGTTGGCCACCGGAGCCCACACTGCTTGGACTTTCACTCGTGGGTGCCGGCATCATCTGCGGTGGATTGTTCCTGCTTGTGGAGGTGGAGGCGCCTCTGCGTGGGTTGGAGAAAGCTCTTTCTCGAGTGGGTGAGGGAGAAGACCCTGATGCCGTTGCCGCCCGCGGTGCTCCGGAGGTTCAACGCCTCACTCAACGCTTCAACGCCATGGTGCAGAGGTTGGCTGCCAATCGTCGAGAGCGGGCGACCATGCTTGCCGGCATCGCTCATGATCTCCGAGCACCGATCACCCGTCTTCAGTTCCGTCTGTCCATGCCACAGCTCTCAGCGGATGAGCGGGAGCGATGTGCTGGTGATCTTCAATCTCTGGAGAGAATCACAGGGCAGTTTTTATTGTTTGCCGGCGGTGGCGACAGTGAAACCTCGGTTCAAGTTCCCCTGGATCAATTGCTGGCGGAGGTGGCCAGCAGCCATCCGGCTGATCAATTGCGTCTCGAGTTAGATCCGCTGTCCGTTTCGGTCAAACCCGTTGCGCTCGGTCGTGCAATCGCCAATCTGATTGATAATGCTTTCTCCTACGGAGTGGCCCCGGTCATTCTCCATTTGCATGTCGAAAATGCACGCTGCTGTATCGACGTCTGGGATCAGGGCAAAGGGATGCCTGCCCAGCAATGGGAAGAGGCTTTGCAACCTTTTCATCGGCTTGATTCATCACGCGGTCAACAGGGCCATTGCGGTTTAGGGCTGGCCATTGTGTCTCACGTCGCCCGTCTGCACGGCGGCAGGCTCGAGTGCATCCATCGCGCCAACATCAATTCAGGGATTGATCTAGGCAGGTTTGCGATTCGATTCAGCCTGCCTTTGCCGGATGGCCATTCCGCGACACTGACGAGCTGA
- a CDS encoding FeoA family protein, with protein MNLSELGVHHSATVVGVSSDGSDLSNSFKDRLEAMGIRKGRTVRVMRKAPGGDPYEVRVGSTTEIAIRKSEAALVEITDVSDTRKS; from the coding sequence ATGAATTTAAGTGAGTTAGGCGTCCATCATTCAGCAACAGTTGTTGGAGTCAGTAGTGACGGAAGTGACTTGAGCAATTCCTTCAAAGATCGTCTGGAAGCAATGGGAATAAGGAAAGGTAGAACGGTACGAGTCATGCGCAAGGCTCCAGGTGGTGATCCTTACGAAGTAAGAGTTGGCAGTACCACTGAAATTGCTATACGAAAGTCTGAGGCGGCTCTGGTTGAAATCACAGATGTCTCAGACACCAGAAAATCATGA
- a CDS encoding ParA family protein, whose protein sequence is MFITVFGQKGGVAKTCTSVHLAAIWAQQHKKVALIDADRNRSATAYGARELLPYPVIPIEAAAKAARGADIVVTDGQASSNEEELKNLVEGSDIIILPTTPQSRSLELTVEMSKLLNNYRIPYAALLVKVDSRKKSSAQSAIEILEGFDIHVLNSQIPLLSAFESAETEGVTVDHSVDNRGRAHSRRMMGWFAYDKACVEIEELYQAYQEKNLTSTPIGWDFTPLENRAA, encoded by the coding sequence ATGTTTATCACTGTTTTTGGTCAGAAAGGAGGTGTTGCTAAAACATGTACGAGCGTTCATTTGGCCGCTATCTGGGCCCAGCAACATAAAAAAGTCGCTCTAATTGATGCCGATAGAAATCGATCGGCAACTGCTTATGGAGCACGTGAATTGCTTCCTTATCCGGTCATTCCTATTGAAGCTGCAGCCAAAGCTGCAAGAGGTGCGGATATTGTTGTGACAGATGGTCAGGCGAGCAGCAACGAAGAAGAACTTAAAAATCTTGTTGAAGGTTCCGATATTATTATACTTCCTACGACCCCTCAGAGTCGCTCCTTAGAGTTAACAGTTGAAATGTCGAAGTTGTTAAATAATTATCGCATTCCTTATGCCGCTTTGTTGGTTAAGGTTGACTCACGAAAAAAATCCTCAGCTCAGTCAGCTATTGAAATTCTCGAAGGTTTTGATATCCACGTCTTAAATTCTCAAATTCCTCTTTTAAGTGCTTTTGAGAGTGCTGAAACTGAAGGTGTTACGGTTGACCATTCTGTGGACAATCGAGGTCGGGCACATTCAAGACGCATGATGGGTTGGTTCGCTTATGACAAAGCGTGCGTTGAGATTGAAGAGCTTTATCAGGCTTATCAAGAAAAAAACCTTACTTCAACTCCAATCGGTTGGGATTTCACACCCTTGGAGAACAGAGCCGCTTAA
- a CDS encoding adenine phosphoribosyltransferase, with amino-acid sequence MAAMMPGLRPLRHHPVDLRQFIRDVPDFPKPGILFRDISPMLRDPRGWSEVMQRLGDVCDRLQPDLIVGIESRGFIVGTPLATQKGIGFVPVRKPGKLPGEVTGVDYTLEYGSDRLEIQTDALADGSRVLLVDDLLATGGTAAASVELIQKAGGKLVGCGFVIELADLAGRSRLPEGLPITSLIRYD; translated from the coding sequence ATGGCTGCGATGATGCCAGGGTTGAGGCCTTTGCGTCACCACCCTGTGGATCTTCGTCAGTTCATTCGCGATGTGCCGGACTTTCCAAAGCCAGGAATTCTGTTCCGCGACATCTCGCCAATGCTTCGGGATCCCCGTGGATGGAGTGAAGTGATGCAGCGGCTTGGCGACGTATGCGATCGACTCCAACCAGACCTGATCGTGGGAATTGAGTCCAGGGGCTTCATCGTGGGCACTCCGCTGGCAACCCAGAAAGGGATTGGCTTTGTACCAGTAAGAAAACCTGGAAAACTTCCAGGCGAGGTGACGGGTGTTGATTACACCCTCGAATACGGCAGCGATCGTCTTGAAATCCAGACCGATGCTTTAGCGGATGGATCACGTGTCCTGCTGGTCGACGACCTGCTTGCCACCGGTGGAACGGCAGCAGCCAGTGTTGAGCTGATTCAAAAGGCTGGAGGCAAGCTCGTGGGCTGCGGGTTTGTTATTGAGCTGGCAGATTTGGCCGGACGAAGTCGATTGCCGGAGGGGCTTCCAATCACATCACTCATCCGTTACGACTGA
- the feoB gene encoding ferrous iron transport protein B, protein MITAETGKTIQTKNELPRIVFIGQPNTGKSTFFNRVTNATAGVANWPGLTVDFMQAKVERDGKTVEFVDLPGIYDLDGFTEDEKVVQDFLQQYNFDLIVCVVNASQIDRQILIPLQLKKLGIPSLVALNMADEVKRFGVKINTQKLSQHLEMPVFTISAKYGAGCSLAIDGIWNTVNDVKDSYKVSELVEFCRENKITDEEIQESLDQGIEMPPENLVTFTNRMDAVLLHPIFGLPIFFLTMLVLFLFIWNVGMPAQDPVGDFTDWLQATVLEPGLSFLPAIVKDFVISGPYTGFASLLGFVPLVAFFFVVMTALEDSGYLSRAAYLMDNIMRKAGLDGRGFVMQLFGFGCNVPAIMGTRTIRSRSQRLLSILVIPFALCSARLQVFVFFLGIILPSYLGAVALWLLYIISFIVAFVMAMIFNASGQFKSKDPFVIELPPYRTPTFKQVALNVWSEMKTFVQKLSVFMIIGTTITWFLTNYPGGAEGLNTYAGQIGTFFQPLMAPLGINPLLTVSLIIGFVAKEVQLAAVATMYGLSEGSDALKTTLGGAINFQQGFSYCLFSLLYVPCLTTVATIWGETKSARFTLFSVAVSMIVAWVVAFGFYQAYNLIFTS, encoded by the coding sequence ATGATCACCGCAGAAACTGGTAAAACAATCCAGACAAAAAACGAATTACCAAGGATCGTTTTTATAGGTCAACCCAATACGGGCAAATCAACATTCTTCAATCGTGTCACCAACGCGACCGCAGGAGTCGCTAACTGGCCTGGCTTAACGGTTGATTTCATGCAGGCAAAAGTTGAACGCGATGGGAAAACCGTTGAATTTGTTGATCTACCAGGAATCTACGATCTCGATGGATTCACAGAGGATGAGAAGGTCGTTCAGGATTTTCTACAGCAATACAATTTTGATTTAATCGTTTGCGTTGTCAATGCATCTCAAATTGATAGACAGATACTTATACCACTGCAACTCAAAAAACTTGGTATTCCGAGTTTAGTTGCACTCAATATGGCTGATGAGGTCAAGCGCTTTGGAGTGAAAATCAATACCCAGAAGCTATCTCAACACCTTGAGATGCCTGTCTTTACGATTAGTGCAAAATATGGCGCTGGCTGCAGCTTGGCAATCGATGGTATCTGGAATACTGTTAACGACGTCAAAGATTCTTATAAAGTATCTGAACTTGTTGAATTTTGCCGAGAGAATAAGATCACCGATGAAGAAATTCAAGAATCTCTAGACCAAGGCATTGAAATGCCACCGGAAAACCTGGTGACGTTTACGAACCGCATGGATGCAGTGCTTTTGCATCCCATTTTCGGTTTGCCAATCTTTTTCCTGACCATGTTGGTCCTGTTCCTCTTTATCTGGAACGTGGGCATGCCGGCCCAGGATCCGGTTGGCGATTTCACGGATTGGTTGCAAGCAACTGTCTTAGAACCAGGGTTGAGCTTTCTCCCTGCCATCGTTAAAGATTTTGTAATCAGCGGACCTTACACAGGATTCGCTTCATTGCTCGGCTTTGTGCCACTTGTTGCCTTCTTCTTTGTGGTGATGACTGCCCTTGAAGACAGTGGATATCTCTCAAGAGCTGCATATCTGATGGACAACATCATGCGCAAGGCAGGTCTTGACGGCCGCGGATTCGTGATGCAGCTGTTCGGGTTTGGCTGTAATGTCCCAGCGATTATGGGAACAAGAACAATTCGTTCACGCAGTCAGAGATTGCTTTCGATTCTTGTCATCCCATTCGCATTATGTTCTGCAAGGCTACAAGTATTTGTTTTCTTCCTGGGAATCATTCTTCCTAGCTACTTAGGTGCTGTAGCCCTATGGCTTCTCTACATCATTAGCTTTATCGTGGCCTTCGTCATGGCGATGATTTTCAATGCTAGTGGACAGTTCAAGTCGAAAGATCCGTTTGTCATTGAATTGCCTCCCTACAGAACACCTACATTCAAACAAGTTGCATTGAATGTATGGAGTGAAATGAAGACATTTGTTCAAAAGTTATCTGTCTTCATGATTATTGGTACAACTATCACGTGGTTCCTGACTAATTATCCTGGTGGTGCCGAGGGTTTAAATACCTATGCAGGACAAATCGGAACTTTCTTCCAACCCTTGATGGCTCCCTTGGGCATCAATCCATTATTGACTGTTTCACTCATCATTGGCTTCGTCGCTAAAGAGGTTCAGTTGGCTGCTGTTGCGACGATGTATGGATTGAGTGAAGGCAGTGATGCACTCAAAACAACACTGGGAGGAGCTATCAATTTCCAGCAAGGCTTCAGTTACTGCCTTTTCAGCCTTTTGTACGTTCCATGCTTAACCACTGTTGCCACGATTTGGGGTGAAACAAAATCAGCGAGATTCACCCTATTCTCTGTTGCCGTATCAATGATCGTTGCCTGGGTTGTTGCTTTTGGGTTCTATCAAGCATACAACTTAATCTTTACATCTTGA
- a CDS encoding DUF3038 domain-containing protein: MTDVTAEAAPDPSIPEAVLGRRALERLDLLLLTVESLDLNGGEAMLWATRQLGFETIFPNRVELWKRRCHNPLRRSTRRGQLSAVETEALIRILCMMADRLYPMLHQLLSSKEPSELTRQRWELVHQRLRDLIEERMNLRRGAIQRFLGSEPEGPLQRQLVLTLALAAGPGGVDRLRASLLDPTP, from the coding sequence ATGACCGATGTCACTGCTGAGGCGGCTCCTGATCCGTCGATTCCTGAAGCGGTTCTTGGCCGCCGTGCTCTTGAGCGCCTTGATCTGCTTCTGCTCACTGTTGAATCTCTCGACCTGAACGGAGGGGAGGCCATGCTCTGGGCAACCCGTCAGCTTGGTTTTGAGACGATCTTTCCCAATCGGGTTGAGCTCTGGAAACGTCGCTGTCACAACCCGCTCAGACGTTCAACACGACGTGGTCAGCTCAGTGCTGTGGAAACAGAGGCCTTGATCAGGATCCTCTGCATGATGGCCGACCGTCTCTATCCGATGCTTCACCAGTTGCTTTCCAGCAAAGAGCCCAGTGAGCTGACTCGTCAGCGCTGGGAACTGGTCCATCAGCGTCTGCGCGATCTGATCGAGGAGCGCATGAATCTGCGGCGTGGTGCCATTCAGCGCTTCCTTGGTAGCGAGCCTGAAGGCCCGCTGCAGCGACAGCTGGTCCTGACCCTGGCACTCGCTGCTGGACCCGGTGGGGTGGATCGTCTCCGCGCCAGTCTTCTTGATCCGACCCCCTGA
- a CDS encoding EF-hand domain-containing protein yields MAKRLSHPVLMAFVLLGLQSLGLFSSVLASPRHVQVYGKRMEALFIRMDVNGDGRLESGEVRGRPYFERRLQRPDSRGYLLLKDLRPLSPHPSGQRLQKRFRQADRNGDGRIDQHECQSLPWLSRNFVSFDLDADGGLTLEELWTVQRSLAPRP; encoded by the coding sequence ATGGCAAAGCGCTTGTCACATCCAGTGTTGATGGCCTTCGTGCTGCTCGGGTTGCAAAGTCTTGGCCTGTTCTCCTCTGTTCTGGCAAGCCCACGGCATGTTCAGGTCTATGGGAAACGCATGGAGGCACTGTTCATCCGGATGGATGTCAACGGTGACGGTCGTCTGGAATCGGGCGAAGTCCGGGGTCGGCCCTATTTCGAGAGGCGACTGCAACGGCCTGATTCACGGGGCTACTTGTTGCTGAAAGATCTCAGACCCCTGAGCCCTCATCCAAGTGGTCAGCGGCTGCAGAAACGTTTCCGTCAGGCCGATCGCAATGGTGATGGTCGGATCGACCAGCATGAATGCCAATCACTGCCCTGGTTGAGCCGAAATTTTGTGAGCTTCGATCTCGACGCCGATGGGGGACTCACGCTCGAGGAACTGTGGACGGTGCAGCGTTCACTCGCTCCGCGCCCCTGA
- the ppk2 gene encoding polyphosphate kinase 2, translated as MGNKDKSKTKKHVQGKDKKRLGRISDIALESLEGSAQDIDTPSERLGELMEDHHQKITRLNKKLYEAELTRLQTDLVRMQYWIRETGYRMIVLFEGRDAAGKGGTIKRLTEPLNPRGCRVVALGTPTERQKSQWYFQRYVEHFPAAGEIVVFDRSWYNRAGVERVMGFCSPRQVDQFLDDAPEFERMLVRSGILVLKYWFSVSDTEQEARFQSRIDDPTRRWKLSPMDLEARNRWVDFSRAKDEMFTRTNIPEAPWFTVEADDKRRARLNCLRHVLSKVPWEDMTPPGIKLPPRPKKGDYARPPINEQFFVPNGYPY; from the coding sequence ATGGGCAACAAGGACAAGAGCAAGACCAAAAAGCACGTTCAAGGCAAGGACAAAAAACGTCTTGGCCGCATCTCTGACATTGCCCTTGAAAGCCTTGAGGGAAGTGCGCAGGACATTGACACTCCCTCTGAGCGACTTGGGGAACTTATGGAAGATCATCATCAAAAGATTACGAGGCTGAACAAGAAGCTTTATGAGGCTGAATTGACTCGCCTACAGACTGATCTGGTTAGGATGCAGTACTGGATTCGTGAAACCGGCTACCGGATGATCGTTCTCTTTGAAGGGCGTGATGCCGCTGGAAAAGGCGGCACGATCAAACGACTGACCGAGCCGCTAAACCCAAGAGGTTGCAGGGTTGTGGCATTGGGAACACCAACCGAGCGCCAAAAAAGCCAGTGGTATTTTCAGCGCTATGTGGAACATTTTCCTGCTGCTGGTGAGATCGTTGTGTTCGATCGAAGCTGGTACAACCGAGCCGGTGTTGAGCGTGTGATGGGCTTTTGTAGCCCTAGACAGGTTGACCAGTTTCTTGACGATGCTCCTGAATTTGAGCGAATGCTTGTACGCAGCGGCATTCTTGTTCTTAAGTACTGGTTTTCTGTCAGCGACACTGAGCAGGAGGCGCGTTTTCAATCGCGCATTGATGATCCAACGCGCCGGTGGAAGCTGAGTCCGATGGATCTTGAGGCGCGCAACCGTTGGGTTGATTTTTCAAGGGCAAAAGATGAGATGTTTACGCGAACCAATATTCCTGAGGCTCCCTGGTTCACCGTTGAAGCGGATGATAAGAGGAGAGCCAGACTCAATTGTCTCCGCCATGTACTGAGTAAGGTGCCATGGGAAGATATGACTCCTCCAGGGATCAAGCTTCCTCCAAGACCGAAAAAAGGTGATTATGCGCGCCCTCCGATCAATGAACAATTTTTTGTTCCTAATGGCTACCCCTATTGA